In the Brachyhypopomus gauderio isolate BG-103 chromosome 4, BGAUD_0.2, whole genome shotgun sequence genome, one interval contains:
- the slc35a2 gene encoding UDP-galactose translocator yields MAAGSQSPGDGGAEDKTPSRRQGEANRRLKYISLAVLVIQNASLILSIRYVRTLPGDRFFTTSAVVMAEILKVFTCLIILLVQRRGNIRDFVALLYDSIVVQYWDTLKLAVPSLIYTLQNNLQYVAISNLPAATFQVTYQLKILTTALFSVLMLRKSLSRVQWLSLLLLFIGVAIVQVEQDSSKQKEAGVSPAAQSYVKGLVAVVVSCLSSGFAGVYFEKILKGSSASVWLRNVQLGIFGTLLGLLGMWWSDGAAVAEKGFLFGYTSMVWGVIFNQAFGGLLVAVVVKYADNILKGFATSFSIIVSTVTSVYLFGFHVDLLFTVGAGLVIAAVYMYSLPKAVAPPPSAGSASPASHGDSGMDTFLPKAPGKEKGS; encoded by the exons ATGGCAGCGGGCAGTCAGAGTCCCGGCGACGGCGGCGCTGAAGACAAGACTCCCTCGCGTAGACAAGGGGAAG CGAACCGGAGGCTGAAGTACATCAGCTTGGCCGTCCTGGTGATCCAGAACGCCTCCCTCATCCTCAGCATCCGCTACGTGCGCACGCTGCCAGGAGACCGGTTCTTCACCACGTCCGCCGTGGTCATGGCCGAGATCCTGAAAGTCTTCACCTGTCTCATCATCCTCCTCGTTCAGAGGAGAG GAAACATCAGGGACTTTGTGGCCTTGCTGTATGACTCCATAGTGGTCCAGTATTGGGACACGCTGAAGCTAGCAGTCCCCTCACTCATCTACACATTACAGAACAACCTGCAGTACGTAGCCATCTCCAATTTACCAGCGGCCACATTCCAG GTGACGTATCAGCTGAAGATCCTGACCACGGCACTCTTCTCGGTGCTCATGCTGCGTAAGAGTCTGTCCCGCGTGCAgtggctctccctcctcctcctcttcatcggcGTGGCCATCGTCCAGGTGGAGCAGGACAGCAGCAAACAGAAGGAGGCGGGGGTGTCGCCCGCCGCCCAGAGCTACGTCAAGGGCctggtggcggtggtggtgtCCTGCCTGTCCTCGGGATTCGCCGGCGTCTACTTCGAGAAGATCCTGAAGGGCAGCTCGGCGTCCGTGTGGCTCCGCAACGTTCAGCTGGGGATCTTCGGCACGCTGCTCGGCCTCCTGGGAATGTGGTGGAGCGACGGCGCTGCCGTGGCGGAGAAGGGCTTCCTGTTTGGCTACACGTCCATGGTGTGGGGCGTGATCTTCAACCAGGCGTTCGGCGGCCTCCTGGTGGCCGTGGTGGTGAAGTACGCCGACAACATCCTGAAAGGCTTCGCCACCTCCTTCTCCATCATCGTGTCCACCGTCACCTCCGTCTACCTGTTTGGCTTCCACGTGGACCTGCTGTTCACGGTCGGCGCCGGCCTCGTTATAGCCGCCGTGTACATGTACAGCCTGCCGAAGGCTGTGGCCCCACCCCCCAGCGCTGGCTCCGCCTCCCCTGCCTCCCACGGAGATTCAGGGATGGATACGTTCCTTCCAAA AGCCCCAGGGAAAGAAAAGGGAAGTTGA